A single Dermacentor albipictus isolate Rhodes 1998 colony chromosome 3, USDA_Dalb.pri_finalv2, whole genome shotgun sequence DNA region contains:
- the LOC135902611 gene encoding histone H2A-like: MSGRGKGGKAKAKGTSRSSRAGLQFPVGRIHRLLRKGNYSERVGAGAPVYLAAVLEYLAAEVLELAGNVARDNKKTRIIPRHLQLAIRNDEELNKLLSGVTISQGGVLPNIQAVLLPKKTGQTSTAGKPGKKGGSSQEF; this comes from the coding sequence ATGTCTGGTCGCGGCAAGGGCGGAAAGGCCAAGGCGAAGGGAACGTCCCGGTCTTCCCGGGCTGGTCTCCAGTTTCCCGTGGGCCGCATCCATCGGCTGCTGCGCAAGGGCAACTACAGCGAGCGGGTAGGTGCTGGCGCACCGGTCTACTTGGCTGCCGTGTTGGAGTACCTAGCCGCCGAGGTGCTCGAATTGGCGGGAAACGTGGCCCGCGACAACAAGAAGACGCGCATCATCCCACGTCACCTGCAACtggccatccgcaacgacgaggagctcaACAAGCTGCTCTCGGGCGTCACCATATCACAAGGCGGCGTTCTGCCTAACATTCAGGCCGTCCTGCTGCCCAAGAAGACCGGCCAGACCAGCACAGCCGGCAAACCGGGCAAGAAAGGCGGTTCCAGCCAGGAGTTTTGA